One stretch of Glycine soja cultivar W05 chromosome 7, ASM419377v2, whole genome shotgun sequence DNA includes these proteins:
- the LOC114420400 gene encoding glycosyltransferase BC10-like, translating into MSGFYRINKATIVEDAITYIEPRQNIVQSLSYELHEMEATSKEIKPKKEEINLLEMEATPYLFKTDFLHKICGSFVILLKFMTEISNQPSPSQVAEWGMMSMCDTERRLLANALLDISNEWFILLSESCIPLQNFSIVYLYIARSRYSFMGAIDEPGPYRRGRYDGNMAPEINMSDWRKGSQWFEINRELALRIVEDNTYYPKLKEFCKPHKCYVDEHYFQTMLTINTPHLLANRSLTYVDWSRGGAHPTTFGKDDIKEEFFKKILQDQTCLYNNQPSSLCFLFARKFAPNALGPLLDIAPKALGIGKRHSF; encoded by the exons ATGTCAGGCTTTTATCGG ATTAACAAAGCAACCATTGTTGAGGATGCCATCACCTACATTGAACCCCGACAAAATATTGTGCAGAGTCTCAGCTATGAGCTTCATGAAATGGAAGCAACATCAAAGGAAATAAagccaaagaaagaagaaatcaaTCTTCTTGAAATGGAAGCAACTCCATATT TGTTCAAAACTGATTTCCTACACAAAATTTGTGGCAGTTTTGTGATTCTGCTCAAATTTATGACAG aaatttctaATCAGCCTTCTCCTTCACAGGTGGCAGAGTGGGGAATGATGAGTATGTGTGATACTGAAAGAAGACTTCTGGCTAATGCATTGCTTGATATCTCAAATGAATGGTTTATCCTCTTATCGGAGTCCTGCATTCCCCTCCAAAACTTCAGCATTGTGTACCTTTACATAGCACGCTCAAGATATAGCTTTATGGGTGCAATTGATGAACCTGGTCCTTATAGGAGAGGACGGTATGATGGAAACATGGCACCTGAGATCAACATGAGTGACTGGCGAAAAGGCTCTCAGTGGTTTGAAATTAACCGAGAACTAGCTCTTAGGATAGTTGAAGACAATACTTACTATCCTAAGCTCAAAGAATTCTGCAAACCACACAAATGTTATGTTGATGAGCACTATTTTCAGACAATGTTAACAATTAATACTCCTCATCTTTTGGCAAATAGAAGCCTCACTTATGTGGACTGGTCAAGGGGTGGTGCTCACCCAACTACCTTTGGGAAGGATGACATCAAAGAGGAATTCttcaagaaaattttgcaagatcAGACATGTCTTTATAATAACCAGCCATCTTCCCTTTGCTTCTTATTTGCAAGAAAATTTGCACCTAATGCTTTGGGCCCTCTTTTAGACATAGCACCCAAAGCTCTAGGAATTGGAAAAAGGCATAGCTTCTAA
- the LOC114420401 gene encoding uncharacterized protein LOC114420401 — MVRTRGLGRALGWVIGRAVGRQDDHDSDDVPQRRRPIASACRQREAAHVAKDAPEMTKDVAAPSAEAPDDGEGSPIDDAEGFPGGPRDPSVLTEFADHVAVSIWNGEECPKLKLASHRRKVEKFERSTPKIEGLVAATRLTPLIVCSIDTGDRGVISTFVERWHKKTSSFHLPVGELTITLDDVASLLHLPIIGAFHSFELLHVDEAMIMDRQLAGYITLLQCWIYEHFPSVHESVTDEKYDETSPRACQWLTMKAYSKGFPASTYQTRIDALTIPDVCWMPYGEHRGVRAFDLISCFQGELR, encoded by the exons ATGGTCAGAACcagaggtttaggtcgtgcccTAGGTTGGGTTATAGGCAGAGCCGTGGGGAGACAGGATGATCATGATTCAGATGATGTTCCCCAGCGACGAAGGCCTATCGCATCTGCATGTAGGCAACGAGAAGCTGCCCATGTTGCTAAGGATGCTCCTGAGATGACTAAGGACGTAGCTGCACCTAGTGCAGAAGCTCCTGATGATGGTGAAGGATCTCCTATTGATGATGCTGAGGGATTCCCAGGTGGACCACGTGACCCATCAGTGCTGACTGAGTTTGCTGACCATGTTGCAGTTAGCATATGGAATGGAgag gaatGCCCTAAATTGAAGTTAGCCTCCCACAGAAGGAAAGTTGAGAAATTTGAGAGGTCAACTCCAAAAATTGAAGGGCTAGTCGCTGCCACTAGATTAACTCCTTTGATAGTGTGTTCAATAGACACTGGCGATCGGGGAGTTATATCCACTTTTGTCGAGAGGTGGCACAAGAAGACTAGCAGTTTCCATCTTCCAGTAGGAGAGCTGACCATCACGTTGGATGATGTGGCGTCACTACTTCATCTTCCGATCATAGGCGCCTTCCATAGCTTCGAGCTTCTGCATGTGGACGAAGCGATGATTAT GGACCGACAGCTTGCTGGTTACATTACTTTATTACag TGTTGGATATATGAGCACTTTCCCAGTGTTCATGAGAGCGTGACTGATGAAAAGTATGATGAGACGTCACCACGTGCCTGCCAGTGGCTTACTATGAAAGCATATTCGAAGGGATTCCCTGCATCAACGTACCAGACACGTATAGATGCACTGACAATCCCTGACGTATGCTGGATGCCTTATGGTGAGCACCGAGGAGTTAGGGCGTTTGACCTCATTTCATGCTTTCAAGGTGAGCTTAGATAG
- the LOC114418855 gene encoding protein SCAI-like, with product MSSQQMQMQMQNSGGSSSISSNIPVSEVFWTLVDKADKKFSKIRDLPFYQRSRHDTYFYKVFKVYTQLWKFQQENRQKLIEAGLRRWEIGEIASRIGQLYFGQYMRTSDANYLSESYIFYEAILTREYFKEGLFQDVNIANKQLRFLARFIMVCLVLNRREMVQQLVNQLKVLVDECKRTFQESDFKEWKLVVQEIVRFLKADTAFINIRPLRYSLVLDSHPDTLPHVAAAITKRHLKLQDAVLSSFHPNEVKYSELTIDTFRMLQCLEWEPSGSFFQSSSSKLSQNGATGTSRISYIQDIADPTLPANPRKAVLYRPSLTHFIAVLATICEELPSDGILLVYLSASGYCGSAQNESGCIHFGPRGDRGSNCIYPSDFLPFTRRPLLLVIDNDNSKAFKDIAEAEKGESVAMLLSPSCSPALSDCSHNSNGSLFTMFLTAPLQAFCMLLGLSGTDIDLDPFNKAEMLLSSSLNNWGLALATSDTLNPVWGQIFGDPFIRRLLLRFIFCQAVLTLYAPVYNDNKFLPTCVPSLPTPVLPPSYSYQSVILNLASMFGATKHFIFSEDVLPENIQTNIMNQLTL from the exons ATGAGTTCGCAGCAAATGCAGATGCAAATGCAAAACAGCGGTGGCAGCAGCAGTATCAGCAGCAACATCCCAGTGAGCGAGGTTTTCTGGACTCTCGTCGACAAAGCCGACAAGAAGTTCTCCAAAATCAGAGACCTTCCCTTCTACCAACGCAGCAG GCATGATACTTACTTTTATAAGGTGTTCAAGGTCTACACACAATTATGGAAGTTTCAGCAGGAGAATCGGCAGAAGCTGATTGAGGCTGGGCTCAGGAGATGGGAGATTGGTGAGATTGCATCTCGCATTGGGCAACTGTATTTTGGGCAGTACATGCGCACAAGTGATGCAAATTATCTATCAGAGTCGTATATATTCTACGAGGCCATATTGACTCGGGAGTATTTTAAGGAGGGGTTGTTTCAAGATGTTAATATTGCAAACAAACAATTGAGGTTCCTAGCTAGATTCATAATGGTGTGTTTGGTGTTGAACCGAAGGGAAATGGTGCAGCAATTGGTTAATCAGCTTAAAGTATTAGTTGATGAATGCAAGAGAACATTCCAG GAAAGTGACTTTAAAGAATGGAAGCTGGTGGTTCAGGAAATTGTCAGATTTTTAAAAGCGGACACTGCTTTTATAAATATCAGGCCCTTGAGATACAGTCTAGTTTTGGACTCTCATCCTGATACTTTACCCCATGTAGCTGCAGCCATCACAAAGAGACATTTGAAACTACAAGATGCTGTATTAAGTAGCTTCCATCCAAATGAG GTAAAGTATTCAGAGCTCACCATTGACACTTTTAGGATGCTTCAATGTCTGGAGTGGGAACCTAGTGGCTCATTTTTCCAGTCTAGTAGTTCAAAACTTAGTCAAAATGGGGCTACTGGAACTAGTCGTATCAGTTACATCCAAGACATTGCTGATCCTACCTTACCTGCAAACCCACGGAAAGCTGTGCTATATCGTCCTTCACTGACACATTTTATAGCT GTTCTTGCCACAATATGTGAGGAGCTTCCTTCTGATGGTATTCTCCTTGTGTATTTGTCGGCTTCAG GATATTGTGGTTCTGCCCAGAATGAATCTGGTTGCATACACTTTGGTCCTCGTGGAGATAGAG GATCAAACTGCATATATCCATCTGACTTTCTACCGTTTACTAGAAGACCACTTCTTTTAGTCATTGATAACGACAACAGCAAAGCTTTTAAG GACATAGCAGAAGCGGAAAAGGGAGAATCAGTTGCTATGCTCCTTTCTCCAAGCTGTTCGCCTGCTTTGTCTGATTGCTCACATAATTCAAATGGGAGCCTATTCACCATGTTTCTTACAGCTCCGCTGCAAGCTTTCTGTATGCTGTTAGGACTTTCAGGCACTGATATTGATTTG GACCCATTCAACAAAGCGGAAATGCTGCTCTCATCTTCATTAAATAACTGGGGACTAGCATTGGCAACATCAGACACACTTAATCCTGTTTGGGGACAGATTTTCGGTGATCCCTTCATAAGAAGGCTTCTTTTGAG ATTCATATTTTGCCAGGCTGTGTTGACCCTATATGCACCAGTTTACAATGACAACAAATTCCTTCCAACATGTGTCCCTTCTCTTCCAACGCCTGTCCTGCCCCCAAGTTACTCGTATCAGAGTGTCATTCTGAATCTAGCCAGCATGTTTGGTGCAACTAAGCATTTTATCTTCTCAGAGGATGTTCTTCCTGAAAATATACAAACCAACATCATGAATCAGTTAACTCTATGA